TGAGACAAAACCTGCATTAGTAAGCCGCCCCCCAAAGGGAGGGCCACCATGGGTTAGTGGTCGCTGGCCAAAGGGGCCAGCAACTCGTGAAGTTCTTCAACAGTGCTGGATGCCGGGTCAAAATGTTCCGGCAAGTCAATGGTGCCACCAGCCACTGCGTGGTCAATGGCCTCAGCCAAAGCAACTGCTTTCGCTGACCCACCCAAGACGCCCCGCTCGTAAAGCGTGACCCCGAGTAGTTCTTCTGCGGTAAGGACATCGCCCCAACCAGGCATGCCCCCGTTGACGGTACGGCCCTCGCCGTAAGCATTGCCCGAGCCGTAGCCATCGGAACCCTTAACAATCCAATCAATTTGATCGGCTACATCTGGGAAAACGGTGACTAAGTCGCCGCTATCAAAAGCAGGACCAACCCCACCGGAACCGGTCGCACCGTGGCAAGAAGCGCAACGAGCACCATAAATAAGTTCACCCTCCGCCAAGACGCCATGTGATTCTTCTGGCGGTCGTTCAAGCGTGCCCACGTAAGCAAAAGCCCACAACGGCAACAAAATAAGGGCGCTGGCTGCCCACCAAGGAATCTTCTTGCGAGCATTGGCGGCCGCAACATAAGGGGCAACGGGCGCCGGAGGGGCTTCCTCGACAGGAGCGGCCGGCGTTGGCGCAGCAGCCGCTGGAGTTTCTACAACTTTGCTATCGGCCGCAGTATCAGCCGGGGCATCAGACTTATCGCCGCGCGCTTTTTTTGAACGCTTCAATAGGTGCTCAGGTATTTCAGTCAACGTGTTCTCCGGGGCGACGGTTTTAATGATGGACGGTAGGTCGAAACTTACCGTTAGGCACGTTCGGCAGGGTAGCGGGGACGGTAGGCCAAATGGTGTCTTAATGACCACCTCGGCCAAAAGAGTTCAAAAAGAAGTTGCAAGAGAATGCGTGGCAGAGGTGGTAGGGGCCACCTGCCGCGTGATAGAACTTGGACGTAAGAAAAAGAAGTCGACAGAGTTCTCTTGGCAAGTTGCCTTGGATCCCACTCGGTCGGTTACGCTGGTGTTCGCACCGGTTTGTGCAATATTTCACAAAGTCCCTATTCGTCTTGCGAGGAGTACCAACGACATGGTCGCGTTTGCCGCATCCATCATTGTCACCATGTTGCTCGTCTGGGGCGTCAACTGGTACCAAAAACGTTGCCCTCAAGACAAAGTCTTTACCTGGGGCGAAGCCATGGCCTTCGCCACCTACGTCTTCCTCATCCTCTTCTGGGTCTACGGCGTCGTACCCCACCAATGGCTCACCTGGGCCGACAGCGAACTCAACTGGCGCCCCGACCGCTACGTAGTCGGACCCACCCTCTTCTGGACCGGCGACCAAGGCATCGTGGAATGGGCCCTCCCCTTCACCACCACCTACCAACTACTCCGCGACTTCATCGCCGTCGGCATCTACATAGGGATCCTCGCCGGCAACGTTTCGATGTGGCGCTCTTGGCAAGAACGTGGCCAAGAAACAACCGCCCCCACCCCAACTTCAGAATACGGCCGCCCCTTGCTCAAAGAAGGAGCAGGTGCGTGAGCCTCGTAGACGCCAACCCGCCACTTCCTACCTTCATCGACGACTACGTCCTTCATCAGGTAGATGCCGACTGGCTGCTCAAATCGGTTAAACCCAAACAGTTCATTCACATCGACCAAGCCGAATGCATCATGTGCGAAGGCTGCGTCGACATCTGTCCATGGAAATGCATCCACATGGTGCAACCCGGGGCCATCGCTGAAGCCAACGGCACCGAACTTCCCGGTGACGACCCCAGCGACCACGTAATCTTCACCATCGACGACGATGCCTGCACCCGGTGTGCACTCTGCGTCGACCGGTGCCCCACTGGGGTAATCATTCTGGGTAAAATCAGCGCCGCCGGCGCCGACGGAGATGCCCATCAGCGCACCAACACTCATGGCTACGGCTATGGGATGCGGTTGGGTTAACACACAAAACTATCTAAATAACTTCTGCAGGGGAAAGAGAAAACGGTGGCCGAAGAAAACGGCAAGAAATCAACTGGGCAGGCGCTCCAAGAGCGCATGGGTCAGATGGGTGAACAGATGAAGGGCTCACAAGCCTGGGCGTCTATCTTCCGTCCTGGCTCAATCTTCCGCAAGGGCTACAGCGATAGCCCCCGGAACCGCTCATACGTGATCATGAACAGCGTGCTCTACCACCTTCACCCGGTGAAGGTAAAGCGCCACGCCGTCAAAGTCAGCTACACCCTTTGCCTCGGCGGGTTGAGCTTCTTTTTGTTCATCCTGCTCACCGTGACCGGCATTTTCTTAATGTTCTTCTACCGCCCCACCGCCGCACAGGCCTGGGACGACATCCAAATCTTGCAAACCGCCGTCGGTTTCGGCCTCTTGGTACGAAATATGCACCGCTGGGCCGCCCACCTCATGGTCATCTCGGTGTTCCTACACATGGCTCGAGTCTTCTACCACGGCGCCTACAAGCCACCGCGTGAATTCAACTGGGTCATCGGCGTCATGTTGCTGCAATTCACCCTGCTGCTTTCCTTCACCGGCTACCTCTTGCCCTGGGACCAACTCGCTCTCTGGGCGGTAACGGTAGGGACCAACATGATGGGCTTTACCCCGGTATTTGGTCAACAAGTACGTTTCGTCCTCTTGGGCGGCGTAGAAATCGGCACCGACACATTGTTGCGGTGGTACGTATTACACGTACTGATGTTGCCCTTTGTCCTGGTCATATTTATGGCTATCCACTTCTGGCGCGTCCGTAAAGACGGCGGCATCTCTGGACCTCTTTAGGCCGAGGAGACACCATGACTGAGATACCCGAACACCTCCGCAAACGAGCCGAAGAAGCTCGAGCAAAAGCCGCAGCCGCCCAAGGAGGCGACGCTCCAGCAGCCGACGCCCCCGCAGCCAGCGGCGACGCACCAGCCAGCGGAGACAAAATCCCCGCCAACCTCTTAGATCGCACCACACCAGCCACTGGTCAAGCAGTTCCAGCAGGCGACGGCGCCCCAGCCATGGGCAGCGGCCCCGACGGGCACACTCAACGCTTGTTGACCGTCGTAAAATCCGGGTCGATTCAAGACGTAAAAATGACCCCGCAAGACAAGGTCCACGTATGGCCCCACTTGCTGGTCATCGAATTCTTGGCCGCCCTAGCGATAACCCTGTTCACCACCCTGTTCTCCATCTTCGTCAACGCTCCCTTGCTGGAGTTAGCCGACTTCAACAAAACCCCCAACCCCTCGAAAGCCCCTTGGTATTTCTTGGGTCTGCAAGAACTGTTGACCATGTTCCACCCCATGGTGGCCGGGGTAACCATCCCCGGTATGGGCTTGATCCTTTTGGTCATGGCCCCCTACATGGATAAAAACCCTTCCAAGAAGCCAGAAGATCGCAAGTTCGCTATCTCGCTTATGACCGTGCACTTCATGTTCTGGGCCGTGCTGGTCATGATCGGATCGTTCTTCCGTGGCCCTGGATTCAACTTCGTGTTCCCCTGGAACGCCGGCCTCTTCTTCGAACTGTGAGCACTATGTCTATTATCGCCATCATCATCCTGGCCGTTTTGGCCGTCGCCGTTTTGGTCGGAGCATCAAAGCGCCGCGACCGCAGCGCAGCCGGCTTATCTAAAGAAGCTCG
The window above is part of the Acidimicrobiia bacterium genome. Proteins encoded here:
- a CDS encoding cytochrome c, with product MAEVVIKTPFGLPSPLPCRTCLTVSFDLPSIIKTVAPENTLTEIPEHLLKRSKKARGDKSDAPADTAADSKVVETPAAAAPTPAAPVEEAPPAPVAPYVAAANARKKIPWWAASALILLPLWAFAYVGTLERPPEESHGVLAEGELIYGARCASCHGATGSGGVGPAFDSGDLVTVFPDVADQIDWIVKGSDGYGSGNAYGEGRTVNGGMPGWGDVLTAEELLGVTLYERGVLGGSAKAVALAEAIDHAVAGGTIDLPEHFDPASSTVEELHELLAPLASDH
- a CDS encoding 4Fe-4S dicluster domain-containing protein, with amino-acid sequence MSLVDANPPLPTFIDDYVLHQVDADWLLKSVKPKQFIHIDQAECIMCEGCVDICPWKCIHMVQPGAIAEANGTELPGDDPSDHVIFTIDDDACTRCALCVDRCPTGVIILGKISAAGADGDAHQRTNTHGYGYGMRLG
- a CDS encoding DUF4405 domain-containing protein; protein product: MGQMGEQMKGSQAWASIFRPGSIFRKGYSDSPRNRSYVIMNSVLYHLHPVKVKRHAVKVSYTLCLGGLSFFLFILLTVTGIFLMFFYRPTAAQAWDDIQILQTAVGFGLLVRNMHRWAAHLMVISVFLHMARVFYHGAYKPPREFNWVIGVMLLQFTLLLSFTGYLLPWDQLALWAVTVGTNMMGFTPVFGQQVRFVLLGGVEIGTDTLLRWYVLHVLMLPFVLVIFMAIHFWRVRKDGGISGPL
- a CDS encoding menaquinol-cytochrome c reductase cytochrome b subunit translates to MTEIPEHLRKRAEEARAKAAAAQGGDAPAADAPAASGDAPASGDKIPANLLDRTTPATGQAVPAGDGAPAMGSGPDGHTQRLLTVVKSGSIQDVKMTPQDKVHVWPHLLVIEFLAALAITLFTTLFSIFVNAPLLELADFNKTPNPSKAPWYFLGLQELLTMFHPMVAGVTIPGMGLILLVMAPYMDKNPSKKPEDRKFAISLMTVHFMFWAVLVMIGSFFRGPGFNFVFPWNAGLFFEL